In Niallia sp. FSL W8-0635, one genomic interval encodes:
- a CDS encoding stage V sporulation protein D, translated as MRVSNVTVRKRLLTALVAGIIIFLIIDARLAYVQFFLGDELTTKAKNLWSRQIAFEPQRGEILDRNGVALATNVSAPTVYIVPRQIKDPADTAEKLAAVLEADKESVYKQVIQKEMSVRLKEGRKITHEKAKKVRALDIDGVYIGEDSKRSYPFGNYLSHVLGFAGIDNQGLIGLELEYDDELKGKKGSVQYYSDAKGQRMNDMADAYEAPVNGNDLVLTIDTKIQTIVERELDIAEQTYDPESIIALAMNPKTGEVLAMSSRPGFDPSDFQNVDSTVYNRNLPIWSSYEPGSTFKIITLAAALEEGKVDLDKDTFYDKGYAEVGGAKLKCWKRGGHGSQTFLEVVQNSCNPGFVELGERLGKDKLFQYIRDFGFGQKTGIDLQGESKGILFNMDRVGPVEQATTAFGQGVAVTPIQQVTALSAAINGGTLYTPYVAKELIDPTTGEVIMEKKPVAKREVISEETSKEVRRALESVVAKGSGGKAFVEGYRVGGKTGTAQKASGGRYLENNYILSFIGFAPADDPELVVYVAVDNPKGTVQFGSAVAAPIVGAIMGDSLRALGVEPRKDQMDKVYKYPENPLIEVPDLVGHTKKDISEMFINLKIESSGSGDTVIKQSPEPGTKVKDGSTILIQFN; from the coding sequence ATGCGGGTTTCAAACGTAACCGTCCGGAAACGGTTGTTGACAGCGTTAGTTGCTGGAATAATTATTTTTCTTATTATTGATGCAAGATTGGCGTATGTGCAATTTTTTCTGGGGGACGAGCTTACAACTAAAGCGAAAAATTTATGGAGTCGACAAATTGCTTTTGAGCCACAGCGAGGAGAAATTTTGGATCGTAATGGAGTAGCGCTTGCGACAAATGTCAGTGCGCCGACGGTTTATATAGTACCACGCCAAATTAAAGATCCAGCGGACACAGCAGAAAAGCTTGCAGCAGTATTGGAAGCGGATAAGGAATCTGTTTATAAGCAGGTAATTCAAAAGGAGATGAGTGTTCGTTTAAAAGAAGGAAGAAAAATTACACATGAAAAAGCAAAAAAAGTTCGTGCGCTTGATATAGATGGTGTCTATATTGGGGAGGATTCGAAGCGATCATATCCATTTGGAAACTATTTATCCCATGTTTTAGGATTTGCTGGTATTGATAATCAAGGGCTTATTGGTTTAGAGCTTGAATATGATGATGAGTTAAAAGGGAAAAAAGGATCTGTTCAATATTATTCAGATGCAAAAGGGCAAAGAATGAATGATATGGCCGATGCTTATGAGGCTCCAGTGAATGGGAATGATTTAGTACTTACCATTGATACAAAAATCCAAACGATTGTAGAAAGGGAATTGGATATTGCAGAGCAAACGTATGATCCTGAATCGATTATTGCACTTGCAATGAATCCAAAAACGGGAGAGGTTTTGGCGATGTCTAGTCGTCCAGGATTTGATCCATCAGACTTTCAAAATGTAGATTCAACGGTTTATAATCGGAATTTACCTATATGGAGCTCTTATGAACCAGGTTCGACCTTTAAAATCATTACCTTGGCAGCAGCCCTTGAAGAAGGAAAAGTAGATTTAGACAAGGATACTTTCTACGATAAAGGGTATGCAGAAGTTGGCGGTGCTAAGTTGAAATGCTGGAAGCGCGGTGGTCATGGTTCGCAAACTTTCCTAGAGGTAGTTCAAAATTCCTGTAACCCAGGCTTTGTGGAGTTAGGGGAGCGCCTTGGAAAAGATAAGCTCTTCCAATATATTCGTGATTTTGGATTTGGACAAAAAACAGGCATCGATCTACAAGGGGAGTCAAAAGGAATCTTGTTTAATATGGATAGGGTAGGACCAGTTGAGCAAGCGACCACAGCATTTGGTCAAGGGGTTGCGGTAACGCCTATCCAGCAAGTAACAGCACTATCGGCAGCGATTAATGGCGGAACTTTATATACTCCATATGTGGCAAAAGAATTAATCGATCCGACTACAGGAGAAGTAATTATGGAGAAGAAGCCTGTTGCCAAAAGAGAGGTCATCTCAGAAGAAACATCTAAAGAAGTAAGAAGAGCACTTGAAAGTGTTGTAGCAAAAGGTTCTGGGGGCAAAGCCTTTGTAGAAGGTTATCGAGTTGGCGGGAAAACAGGAACAGCCCAAAAAGCATCTGGTGGAAGATACCTAGAAAATAACTATATTCTTTCCTTTATCGGCTTCGCACCTGCAGATGATCCCGAATTAGTTGTCTATGTTGCAGTAGATAACCCGAAAGGAACGGTGCAATTTGGTAGTGCTGTAGCGGCACCGATCGTTGGGGCGATTATGGGTGATAGTTTAAGAGCTCTAGGTGTAGAACCCCGTAAAGACCAAATGGATAAAGTATACAAATATCCAGAAAATCCATTAATTGAAGTGCCAGATCTTGTAGGTCATACGAAAAAAGACATTAGTGAAATGTTTATTAATCTAAAAATAGAATCAAGTGGCAGTGGGGATACTGTTATCAAACAATCTCCAGAACCAGGAACAAAGGTAAAGGATGGATCAACCATATTGATTCAATTTAATTAG
- the rsmH gene encoding 16S rRNA (cytosine(1402)-N(4))-methyltransferase RsmH, with the protein MFNHTTVLLNEAVDALNIKRDGIYVDCTLGGAGHSELILSRLSGSGRLIAFDQDEVAIKNAEQKLAPYRDRLTIVKSNFRYLEEEIHRLGLTHVDGILYDLGVSSPQLDTPERGFSYHHDAPLDMRMDNEADVSAYDVVNSWSYESLVKIFFRYGEEKFSKQIARKIEAARESQPIETTGELVELIKEAIPAPARRKGGHPAKRVFQAIRIAVNDELGVFESSLEQAMKLLNPGGRISVITFHSLEDRICKSAFKKASDLPPLPPGLPIIPDEFKPEMKLITRKPITPSEEELEFNNRARSAKLRVAEKQ; encoded by the coding sequence ATGTTTAATCATACAACAGTTTTACTAAATGAAGCAGTCGATGCCCTTAACATTAAGCGAGATGGAATCTATGTAGATTGTACATTAGGTGGAGCAGGGCATAGCGAGTTAATTCTTTCCAGATTATCAGGTAGTGGAAGATTAATAGCGTTCGACCAAGATGAAGTAGCAATTAAAAATGCAGAGCAAAAATTAGCTCCATATAGAGACAGATTAACGATAGTAAAAAGTAATTTTCGCTATTTAGAAGAAGAGATTCACCGCTTAGGGCTTACCCATGTAGATGGTATTCTTTATGATTTAGGTGTTTCTTCGCCGCAATTGGATACACCAGAACGTGGATTCAGTTATCACCATGATGCACCACTTGATATGCGCATGGATAATGAGGCGGATGTTAGTGCTTATGATGTCGTAAATTCTTGGTCATATGAATCATTGGTGAAAATTTTCTTTCGTTATGGGGAGGAGAAATTCTCTAAGCAAATAGCGAGAAAAATTGAGGCTGCAAGAGAAAGCCAGCCAATCGAAACGACAGGGGAGCTGGTTGAATTAATAAAAGAGGCAATTCCAGCGCCTGCAAGAAGAAAAGGTGGCCATCCTGCCAAAAGAGTTTTTCAAGCGATACGAATTGCAGTCAATGACGAATTAGGCGTTTTTGAATCGTCGTTAGAGCAAGCAATGAAGTTATTAAATCCAGGTGGAAGAATTAGTGTAATCACTTTTCATTCGCTGGAAGATAGAATCTGTAAGTCGGCATTTAAAAAAGCGAGCGACTTGCCGCCATTACCGCCAGGACTTCCAATCATCCCGGATGAATTTAAACCAGAAATGAAATTAATAACAAGAAAGCCAATCACTCCATCAGAAGAAGAATTAGAATTTAATAACAGAGCAAGATCAGCAAAATTACGTGTTGCTGAAAAACAATAA
- the ftsL gene encoding cell division protein FtsL, translating into MSNLARKIQQDQNYHQEEKQSVKKVIKQTKSLLSPGEKILGIAFVAIICFGGVKIVSNQAEIYQVNKEIQVTQSTINSIEKSNKELDTQVKDLSSFERLREVAGKLGLDFSKDNVKVVH; encoded by the coding sequence ATGAGTAATTTAGCTAGAAAAATCCAACAGGATCAAAATTATCATCAAGAAGAAAAACAGTCGGTTAAAAAGGTTATTAAACAAACCAAATCATTATTATCTCCTGGAGAGAAAATTTTAGGTATTGCCTTTGTCGCGATTATTTGTTTTGGCGGTGTGAAAATCGTTAGCAACCAAGCGGAAATTTATCAAGTGAACAAAGAGATTCAAGTAACACAAAGCACTATTAATTCAATTGAAAAGTCAAATAAGGAATTAGATACACAAGTAAAGGATTTAAGTAGCTTTGAGCGTTTACGCGAAGTAGCTGGTAAGTTAGGTCTGGATTTTAGTAAAGACAATGTAAAGGTTGTGCATTAA
- the rpmF gene encoding 50S ribosomal protein L32, with protein sequence MAVPFRRTSKTAKRKRRTHFKLQVPGMVECPNCGEMKLAHRVCSACGTYKGKEVVSN encoded by the coding sequence ATGGCTGTACCTTTTAGAAGAACATCTAAAACTGCAAAGAGAAAACGTCGTACACATTTTAAATTACAAGTGCCTGGTATGGTAGAATGCCCTAACTGTGGTGAAATGAAACTTGCTCACCGTGTATGCAGCGCTTGCGGAACATACAAAGGGAAAGAAGTTGTAAGCAACTAA
- a CDS encoding penicillin-binding protein — protein MIRKQPNINFGAAILFVFFCLLFFVLVIRFVYIQATGEVSGVELSEQAEIKHNTSRVLQASRGSILDRNGEVIAEDAVSYKLVAVTDEKLSENDKNNPVHVNDPETTSRELAKYIDLSESEIYRILTKKDAKQVEFGKAGKDLSYETKKKIEDLKLPGILIVEGKKRFYPNGVFASHVIGYLEESEGKEVGRLGIEESLNNMLTGTNGSMQYSKDIWGYILPNSKDKIVPAQNGDDVYLTLDKKIQSFLEDTMKKVNDKYKPKKMIAIVANPKTGEILAMSQRPSFDPETREGITDSWHNEAIETNYEPGSTMKIFTLAAAVEEGVFNPNEPYESGRYEGIGDHNGGVGWGEISYLEGVQRSSNVAFAKLAKEKIGFDTFREYMTKFGLDQPTGIDLPREANSSIVFNWPIEKITTAFGQGTALTPIQQIQAATAIANDGKMVKPYVIEQIKDPNTGEIIKKGETQVTGTPISAETAKEVRDILETVITSKKGTGYKKFNIDGYAVAGKTGTAQIPKSGGGYLTGSENYIFSFLGMAPKDDPELIMYVAVQQPTLKETEGGSEPVAEIFTSVMKSSLQYMDIVPNEEKVSKSIEIPNLSGMTADEAKKILKDKGLNAIIIGDGKTVEAQLPIKGDTYLKGEKVILKTNGKETVPNMMGWSLRDVLKVADLNKLKVESSGSGYVSSQSIKAGSKVKENDKLTVKLKEPE, from the coding sequence ATGATTCGAAAGCAGCCTAATATTAATTTTGGAGCAGCCATCCTCTTTGTTTTCTTTTGTCTGCTCTTTTTTGTTTTAGTTATTCGTTTTGTCTATATTCAGGCAACAGGTGAGGTTTCAGGAGTAGAGCTTTCGGAACAAGCAGAAATAAAACATAATACATCTCGTGTGTTACAGGCATCAAGAGGCAGTATTTTGGACCGAAATGGGGAAGTAATTGCAGAAGATGCAGTTTCCTATAAGCTTGTAGCTGTTACAGATGAGAAGTTAAGCGAGAATGACAAGAATAACCCGGTTCACGTAAACGATCCAGAAACAACGTCTAGGGAACTAGCAAAATATATCGATTTATCAGAGTCAGAGATTTATAGAATTTTAACAAAAAAAGACGCTAAACAAGTGGAATTTGGAAAGGCTGGGAAAGATCTTTCCTATGAAACAAAGAAGAAAATTGAAGATTTGAAGCTCCCTGGTATTCTAATCGTGGAAGGGAAAAAGCGATTTTATCCAAATGGCGTTTTTGCTTCCCATGTCATTGGATATCTAGAAGAATCAGAGGGGAAAGAAGTAGGTAGACTTGGTATTGAAGAAAGCTTAAACAACATGTTAACAGGTACAAATGGCAGCATGCAGTATAGCAAAGATATTTGGGGATATATTTTGCCAAATAGTAAAGATAAAATCGTTCCAGCCCAAAATGGGGATGATGTTTATTTGACGCTTGATAAGAAAATTCAATCTTTTTTAGAAGATACAATGAAAAAAGTGAATGATAAATACAAGCCTAAGAAAATGATTGCGATTGTTGCTAATCCAAAAACAGGAGAAATTTTAGCAATGAGCCAAAGACCATCCTTTGATCCGGAAACAAGGGAAGGAATTACAGATTCTTGGCATAATGAAGCAATCGAAACCAATTATGAACCAGGTTCTACCATGAAAATCTTTACACTAGCGGCAGCCGTGGAAGAAGGAGTATTTAATCCGAATGAGCCATATGAGTCTGGTAGATATGAAGGGATAGGCGATCATAACGGTGGTGTAGGCTGGGGAGAAATCTCCTATTTAGAAGGTGTTCAACGATCTTCCAATGTAGCCTTCGCGAAACTTGCCAAGGAAAAAATAGGCTTTGACACGTTTAGGGAATATATGACGAAATTTGGTTTGGATCAACCAACAGGCATTGATTTGCCAAGAGAAGCGAATAGTTCCATTGTATTTAACTGGCCAATAGAAAAAATCACGACCGCTTTTGGTCAAGGTACTGCATTAACACCAATCCAACAAATTCAAGCAGCAACCGCTATTGCGAACGATGGAAAAATGGTGAAGCCGTACGTAATTGAGCAAATTAAAGATCCAAATACAGGAGAAATCATAAAAAAAGGGGAGACTCAAGTAACAGGAACTCCTATTTCTGCCGAAACGGCAAAAGAAGTGCGTGATATTCTGGAAACGGTTATTACAAGCAAAAAAGGAACAGGATATAAAAAGTTTAATATAGATGGCTATGCTGTTGCTGGTAAAACCGGAACGGCACAAATTCCTAAAAGTGGCGGCGGCTATCTAACTGGCAGCGAAAACTATATTTTTTCTTTCTTAGGAATGGCTCCAAAGGATGATCCAGAATTGATTATGTATGTAGCAGTACAGCAGCCAACCCTTAAGGAAACGGAAGGAGGTTCTGAACCTGTTGCGGAAATCTTCACTTCTGTCATGAAGAGCAGTCTTCAATATATGGACATTGTTCCAAATGAAGAAAAAGTGTCAAAATCAATTGAAATTCCAAATTTAAGTGGAATGACAGCGGATGAAGCGAAGAAAATTCTCAAGGATAAAGGACTCAATGCTATTATTATCGGAGACGGTAAAACAGTAGAAGCCCAGCTTCCAATCAAAGGAGATACTTATCTAAAAGGGGAAAAGGTAATTTTAAAAACAAATGGTAAGGAAACAGTTCCTAATATGATGGGCTGGTCACTACGCGATGTTTTAAAAGTTGCAGATTTAAATAAATTAAAGGTTGAAAGCTCGGGAAGTGGATATGTATCTTCCCAAAGCATCAAGGCAGGCTCAAAGGTAAAAGAAAATGACAAGTTAACGGTTAAGTTAAAAGAGCCGGAATAA
- a CDS encoding 2-dehydropantoate 2-reductase — protein sequence MKIGIIGAGAIGLLCAYQLKEKHDVTLYVRSKKQYELIKTNGIYYKENGEKKARIINVRYFAEWDGEDELTIVTVKQYHLATIYDKMDALGEKVKAMCFLQNGMSHLEKILSAKIANIMIGIVEHGAIKEDEQTVVHTGRGAIKLACIKGDMDEILVDLTTNTNPDFPFIKEPDYVAIMQKKLVVNSIVNSLTSILEVANGQLLQNTYYFQLMNRLMDEVLEILSIVEADRKIYQDYCFEVIRKTKRNKSSMLKDIEAGRPTEVDAILGYIIEEAKKKKINAPISTAAYFMIKGKERGKEAFIND from the coding sequence ATGAAAATTGGAATTATCGGAGCTGGTGCAATCGGATTATTATGTGCATACCAGTTAAAGGAAAAGCATGATGTAACTTTATACGTGCGCTCAAAGAAACAATATGAGTTGATTAAGACCAATGGTATCTATTATAAAGAGAATGGGGAAAAGAAGGCTCGTATAATAAATGTTCGTTATTTCGCAGAGTGGGATGGAGAAGACGAGCTTACGATTGTGACAGTGAAGCAGTATCATTTAGCGACTATTTATGACAAGATGGACGCGCTTGGGGAGAAGGTAAAAGCGATGTGCTTTTTACAAAATGGAATGAGTCACTTAGAGAAAATACTCTCAGCTAAAATTGCTAATATAATGATCGGTATTGTAGAGCATGGGGCTATAAAGGAAGATGAGCAAACGGTAGTACATACAGGCAGAGGAGCTATTAAACTAGCTTGTATAAAAGGAGACATGGACGAGATCCTTGTCGACCTAACAACTAATACTAATCCAGACTTTCCATTCATAAAGGAACCCGATTATGTAGCAATAATGCAAAAAAAATTAGTGGTAAATAGTATTGTAAATAGTTTAACAAGTATTTTGGAGGTGGCTAATGGTCAATTACTACAAAATACTTATTATTTTCAATTAATGAATAGATTGATGGATGAGGTATTGGAGATTCTATCCATAGTGGAAGCAGATAGAAAAATATATCAAGATTATTGTTTTGAAGTTATTCGAAAAACGAAAAGGAATAAATCTTCGATGCTAAAAGATATAGAAGCTGGAAGACCTACAGAAGTTGATGCTATATTAGGATACATAATAGAAGAAGCCAAGAAGAAAAAGATAAATGCGCCTATCTCCACTGCTGCTTATTTTATGATTAAAGGAAAAGAACGAGGAAAAGAGGCGTTTATAAATGATTAA
- a CDS encoding DUF3397 domain-containing protein, which yields MINLTSQLISFLVIFPIITLFIVFVISKLITKKHRFSIHLALDISTFFFILSVHFLIQSIWNTSLFIYIIIFILLIGMIFVIIHWKLKEEMEYKKIFKGIWRITFLLFFTLYVVLLIYGLVRSILKALGMV from the coding sequence ATGATTAATTTAACTTCACAGCTTATTAGTTTTCTCGTTATATTTCCGATTATTACGTTGTTTATTGTTTTTGTCATAAGCAAACTGATTACAAAAAAACATCGATTTTCCATTCATCTAGCACTAGATATTAGCACCTTCTTTTTTATTTTATCCGTGCATTTTCTTATTCAGTCCATTTGGAATACATCGCTATTCATATATATTATTATTTTTATCTTGTTGATTGGAATGATATTTGTTATTATTCATTGGAAATTAAAAGAGGAAATGGAGTATAAAAAAATATTTAAAGGTATTTGGCGTATAACATTTCTGCTTTTTTTCACTTTATATGTTGTGTTGCTCATTTATGGTCTTGTGCGATCTATCCTAAAGGCACTAGGAATGGTATGA
- a CDS encoding DUF523 domain-containing protein produces MIVVSSCLAGWKVRYNGTDCLHENVEKLLNDKKIRTVCPELLGGFSTPREPAEIIGGNGYDVLDGKAIVQDRNGNDVTQMYLNGAYKTLEFIKSLNAEMVVLKENSPSCGSSFIYTGSFDGTKKDGVGVTTAILRRNGIKVISENELFQ; encoded by the coding sequence ATGATTGTCGTTAGTTCTTGTTTAGCAGGATGGAAGGTTCGGTATAATGGAACCGATTGTTTACATGAAAACGTGGAAAAGCTATTAAATGATAAAAAGATAAGAACGGTTTGCCCTGAATTATTAGGGGGATTTTCTACTCCGAGAGAGCCTGCAGAGATTATTGGCGGCAATGGGTATGATGTTCTTGATGGTAAAGCGATTGTACAGGATCGTAACGGGAATGATGTTACGCAAATGTATCTTAATGGGGCTTATAAAACATTAGAATTTATTAAAAGCTTGAACGCGGAAATGGTAGTCTTAAAAGAAAATAGTCCTTCCTGTGGAAGTAGCTTTATATACACAGGCTCTTTTGATGGAACAAAAAAGGACGGGGTGGGTGTAACCACTGCTATTTTAAGAAGAAATGGCATTAAAGTAATTTCAGAGAACGAATTATTTCAATGA
- a CDS encoding YceD family protein, whose product MKWTLSQLQKFRSKGLPIDETINMDEIRETDPNIRRVSPIRITGRTDIDSTKVTFHLNIKGSLVLPCSRTLVDVDYPINVETTETFLLKVSEYETDEEEVHQVKGDVIDLKPIIAEILLLEVPMQVFCENTKEEGAPQSGNDWEVIQEQELQEKKVDPRLAGLAKFFENE is encoded by the coding sequence ATGAAATGGACGTTAAGCCAGTTACAAAAATTTCGAAGTAAGGGATTGCCAATTGATGAAACAATAAATATGGATGAGATCAGAGAAACAGATCCAAACATAAGAAGAGTATCTCCTATTCGTATAACAGGACGTACAGATATTGATTCAACGAAAGTGACTTTTCATTTAAATATAAAAGGGTCTCTCGTGCTACCTTGCTCTCGTACTTTAGTAGACGTGGATTATCCAATTAATGTTGAAACAACAGAAACCTTCCTATTAAAAGTTTCAGAATATGAAACAGATGAAGAGGAAGTTCATCAAGTAAAAGGCGATGTAATTGACTTAAAGCCAATTATTGCTGAAATACTTTTACTTGAGGTACCGATGCAAGTCTTCTGTGAAAATACGAAAGAAGAAGGTGCTCCTCAATCAGGTAATGATTGGGAAGTAATCCAAGAGCAAGAGTTACAGGAAAAGAAAGTAGATCCTCGTCTTGCTGGACTTGCAAAGTTTTTTGAAAATGAGTAA
- the bshC gene encoding bacillithiol biosynthesis cysteine-adding enzyme BshC: protein MEMINLSLPVANKFVTDYLERKNSTKEFFHYSYLDNGSYEKRLKELEARTFMRNDLADHIEAYMKTYPQSETVRQSIAKLRLENSVVVIGGQQAGVLTGPLYSIHKVISIILLAKQKEEELGIPVVPVFWVAGEDHDYLEINHIYTPGKEKMKKVVFPQRVLDKRMASDIELDKQVCLDWMETIVESYGETDHSNSLLQLLQTAVNESNTIVDFFSYMTMSLFKDYGLLLVDSGDKEIRKLEKEIFLKQINEFQQLADAVSEQQKLVQDSGYSLVIEMAENPVNLFYYDEMEQERVLLQYDVEDKRFIGKDKTVSFTMDELREIASEFPHKLSNNVVTRPITQDLLFPTLAFIGGPGEIAYWAELKKAFEHLGIKMPPVIPRLNITLLERSVEADIEELQLSMKDVLINGTSEKCEQFLQSVSNEKIAQLLNEVKDVIETKYDQLEQEITSEHKGLLPLMEKNEEFLKSQVEFLQNKVDASVKLKHEVIVNKFGRIEQNLKPEGSPQERVWNITYFLNKYGLDFLEAVMELPMDFDGKHKVVKL from the coding sequence ATGGAGATGATAAATCTCTCTTTGCCTGTGGCAAATAAGTTCGTAACAGATTATTTAGAACGAAAGAATAGCACAAAGGAATTTTTTCATTATTCTTATCTTGATAATGGTAGCTATGAGAAAAGATTGAAAGAATTAGAAGCAAGAACTTTTATGAGAAATGATCTTGCTGACCATATTGAAGCGTATATGAAAACTTATCCTCAAAGTGAAACCGTGAGGCAATCGATAGCAAAATTAAGACTGGAAAATAGTGTTGTTGTGATAGGTGGACAACAAGCTGGCGTTCTAACTGGTCCGCTCTATTCTATTCATAAAGTGATCAGCATCATTCTTCTAGCTAAACAAAAAGAAGAAGAGTTGGGGATACCAGTTGTACCTGTCTTCTGGGTAGCTGGAGAGGATCATGATTATTTAGAGATTAATCATATCTATACACCAGGTAAGGAAAAAATGAAAAAGGTTGTATTTCCGCAAAGAGTATTGGATAAAAGAATGGCTTCCGATATTGAGCTTGATAAACAGGTCTGTTTAGACTGGATGGAAACTATCGTTGAATCATATGGTGAAACCGATCATTCTAATTCCTTACTTCAGCTTTTGCAAACTGCAGTTAATGAATCCAACACAATTGTGGACTTCTTTAGCTATATGACAATGAGTTTATTCAAAGATTATGGCTTGCTTTTGGTTGATTCTGGTGATAAAGAAATTCGCAAGCTAGAGAAAGAAATTTTTCTGAAACAAATTAATGAATTTCAACAATTGGCGGATGCCGTTTCAGAACAGCAAAAATTAGTGCAGGATAGCGGTTATTCTCTTGTTATTGAAATGGCGGAAAATCCAGTTAACTTGTTTTATTATGATGAGATGGAGCAAGAAAGAGTATTGCTACAATACGATGTAGAAGATAAACGTTTTATTGGAAAAGATAAAACAGTATCCTTTACGATGGACGAATTAAGGGAAATTGCAAGTGAATTCCCACATAAGCTAAGTAATAATGTTGTAACAAGACCGATTACACAAGATCTTTTATTTCCTACCCTTGCGTTTATTGGTGGTCCCGGAGAAATTGCCTATTGGGCGGAACTGAAAAAAGCGTTTGAGCATTTAGGGATTAAGATGCCACCTGTCATTCCGCGTTTAAATATTACGCTACTAGAGAGAAGTGTAGAAGCAGATATAGAGGAATTACAGTTATCGATGAAGGATGTTCTGATTAATGGAACATCGGAAAAGTGTGAGCAATTTTTACAGTCTGTTTCGAATGAAAAGATAGCTCAGTTGCTAAATGAGGTAAAGGATGTTATTGAAACCAAGTACGATCAGCTTGAACAGGAAATCACATCAGAGCATAAAGGTTTATTGCCGCTAATGGAAAAAAACGAAGAATTTTTAAAGAGCCAGGTGGAGTTTCTACAGAATAAAGTGGATGCCTCGGTAAAATTAAAGCATGAGGTCATAGTGAATAAGTTTGGCCGTATTGAGCAAAATTTAAAGCCAGAAGGTTCTCCTCAAGAGAGAGTCTGGAACATTACTTATTTCTTAAATAAGTATGGACTTGATTTCCTTGAAGCTGTCATGGAATTGCCGATGGATTTTGATGGTAAACATAAAGTAGTTAAGCTATAA
- the mraZ gene encoding division/cell wall cluster transcriptional repressor MraZ translates to MFMGEYHHNVDVKGRIIVPAKFRDNLGETFILTRGLDRCLFGYPLSEWEIIEEKLKQLPLTKKDARAFTRFFFSGATECEIDKQGRINIASPLFQYAQLEKECVILGVSNRIEIWDKQEWENYFSESEDSFAEIAENMIGFDI, encoded by the coding sequence ATGTTTATGGGGGAATATCATCATAATGTCGATGTTAAGGGACGTATCATTGTGCCTGCAAAGTTCAGAGATAACTTAGGTGAGACCTTTATCCTAACCCGTGGCCTCGATCGATGCCTTTTTGGATACCCACTTAGCGAATGGGAGATAATAGAAGAAAAGCTTAAGCAATTACCCTTAACGAAAAAAGATGCTAGAGCATTTACCCGTTTTTTCTTCTCCGGAGCAACAGAATGCGAAATTGATAAACAAGGTCGCATCAATATTGCATCGCCCCTGTTTCAATATGCACAGCTAGAGAAGGAATGTGTCATTTTAGGCGTTTCTAATCGTATTGAAATATGGGATAAACAAGAGTGGGAAAATTATTTTTCAGAATCAGAGGATTCTTTTGCAGAAATTGCAGAGAATATGATTGGATTCGATATTTAA
- a CDS encoding RsfA family transcriptional regulator: MTTTRQDAWSKDEDILLAEIVLRHIREGGTQLQAFEEVGKLLSRTSAACGFRWNSYVRKQYKSGIELAKKQRKQLKKVSGTEEIASEVVITEPSPSSIPVQNQFDEMLLYLKDLYDKASKWEQENIDSSTVKQKTKELEEKLTVLKKENQELQNELDSMEGAYKALVELMEKARQMVFFKDEDKLPKV; encoded by the coding sequence ATGACAACAACAAGACAAGATGCTTGGTCAAAGGATGAAGATATTCTGCTTGCAGAAATCGTTCTTCGACATATAAGAGAAGGCGGAACACAGCTTCAAGCGTTTGAAGAGGTGGGAAAGCTATTATCAAGAACAAGTGCAGCATGTGGATTTCGTTGGAATTCATATGTTCGCAAACAATATAAATCAGGTATTGAACTTGCTAAAAAACAAAGAAAACAATTAAAGAAGGTAAGCGGAACAGAAGAAATTGCTTCAGAAGTTGTAATCACCGAGCCTTCCCCTTCTTCCATACCAGTACAGAACCAATTTGATGAAATGCTTCTTTATTTAAAAGATTTATATGATAAGGCGAGTAAGTGGGAGCAGGAAAATATTGATTCTTCCACTGTGAAACAGAAAACAAAGGAATTAGAAGAAAAACTGACTGTATTAAAGAAGGAAAATCAAGAATTACAAAATGAATTAGACTCCATGGAAGGTGCTTATAAGGCGTTAGTGGAGCTGATGGAAAAAGCAAGACAAATGGTCTTTTTTAAAGATGAAGATAAACTGCCCAAAGTTTAA